CGACGGCACCGAGATCGACAGGTTCTGCTGGAGCCGCTCGACCGGCCGCACCAGGACCTCCGGCACGACCATCCAGCCGACCCGCCAGCCGGTCATGCAAAAATATTTCGAAAACGAATTGATGATGAGCGCCTGGTCCGACAGCGCAGCCGCAGTGACCGCGGGGAATGCGTAATCGAGGCCGTGATAGATCTCGTCCGAGATGAAGCGGATGCCGGCGCCCTCCGCGGCCGCGATCAGGCTGGACAGCGCCTCCCCGGACATCATGGTTCCAGTGGGGTTGGCGGGGCTTGCGACCAGCACGCCCTTGAGCGGCGCCTTGCGATGGGCGGCAAGCAGCGCCTCGCCGGTCAAGGCGTGACGGGTCTCGCTGGTGGTCTCGATCGGCACCGGCTCGCAGCCGAGCGCGGTCAGGATATGGCGGTAAAAGGCGGATAGCCGGGCACCGTCACCGCGACGCGGTCGCCTGGCTCGAACAGGGCAAGGAAGGCCAGGATGAAGCCGCCGGAAGACCCGGTGGTGACGACAATCCGCTCGGGGCTCACCGCGCAGCCATAGGCGTCGCGATAATGGCGCGCGATGCGCTCGCGCAACGAGGAGATGCCGAGCGCGGAGGTATAATCGATCCGCGCAGTGTCCAGCGCCTTGTGGGCGGCCGCGATCGCGGTCTTCGGGGCCGGCGCGGCAGGCTGGCCGACCTCCATATGAATGACGTGGCCGCCGGCCGCCTCTATGCGCGCGGCCGCCGCCATCACGTCCATCACCATGAAGGGGGGAACGTCACTGCGGCGGGATGGCGTCAGCCAGGGCTCCAGCCGGTTCCTCAATATCGCATCGGCCATCAATATCTGCTATTTCGCTTCCGGTCCGGAACCCCCAGGGGGGCCGGGAACGGGGCGCCCGCGCCCCAGACTGGCCGCATTGTGCGGCTCATTAGGGCATAGCCCGTATCCGGTCCGACGCCAATCGCCAAGACCAATCACAAAACTGCATTTCAAGACCGATCGATGTTGCTCCAACTCGCTTTGCGCAAGAAGGCCTCCGCTCTCACCGCCATCGTGACTGCGACCGCCATGGTGCTGGCGCCGCTCCCGGCGATCAAGGCGCAGGAGAGACCCAGGGGCCCGCCGGTGCTGCGCGACACCGAGACCGAGCAATTGCTGCGCGAATATACCAGGCCCATCCTGCGCGCCGCCGGTCTGGAGAAGCAGAACATCCAGATGGTGATCATCAACGACGCATCGTTCAATGCGTTCGTCGCCGACGGCCGCCGGATCTTCGTCAATTACGGCGCGATCATGCAGTCGGAAACGCCGAACCAGCTGATCGGCGTGCTCGCGCACGAGACCGGGCATCTGGCCGGCGGCCATCTCGCCAAGCTCCGCCTGGAGCTGGCTAGCGCCCAGACCCAGATGATCATCGCCATGCTGCTCGGCGCCGGCGCCATGGTCGCAGGCGCCCGCAGCGGCAACGCCAACAACGGTCTCGCCAATGCCGGCGCGGCCGCCGTCGCCGGGCCGCAGGAGATGATCCGCCGCTCGCTGTTGTCCTATCAGCGCCAGCAGGAGGAGAACGCCGACCGCGCCGGCGTGAAGTTCCTGACCGCGACCCAGCAGTCGCCGAAGGGCATGTACGAGACCTTCAAGCGCTTCACCAGCGAGAGCCTGTTCGCCGCGCGTGGCGCCGATCCCTATTTGCAGTCGCATCCGATGCCGGCCGAGCGCGTCGAGGCGCTCGCCGAGTTCGCCCGCTCCAGCCCGTATTGGGACAAGAAGGACGACCCGGCGCTGCAGGCCCGCCATGACATGGTTCGCGCCAAGGTCTCCGCCTTCATGGAGCGGCCCGAGACCGTCTATCGCCGCTATCCGCTGACCAACGACAGCCTGCCCGCACGCTATGCCCGCGCCATCAGCACCTATCTGCACGGCGATCTGCGCAGCGCACTGGCCCAGATCGACGCGCTGATCCAGTTGCAGCCGAACAACCCGTATTTCTACGAGGTGCGCGGCCAGGCCTTGCTCGAGAGCGGCAAGCCGGCGGAAGCGATCCCTGCCCTGCGCAAGGCGGTACAGCTCTCCGGCAACGCCCCGCTCATCGAGATGTTACTTGGGCAGGCTCTGGTCGGAACTGATAATAAGTCCTACACGGACGAAGCGATCCGGATTCTCCGTGCCGCGGTGGCGCGGGAGCCGGAGGCGCCGCTCGGCTACACGCAGCTCGCCATGGCCTTTGGCCGCAAGGGGGACTATGCGGAGGCCGATCTGGCATCGGCGCAGGCAGCTTACCTGCGCGGCGACAACAAGACCGCACGCGAGCTTGCGACGCGCGCAAAAACCCGTTTCGCCATCGGCACGCCCGGCTGGGTCAAGGCCGATGACATCGTGGCGTCAAAACCGCCACGCAATAATTAGACGATCAGAACGACATCGACACAACGACTGACACCAAGACGTCACGGCGCGGCCACGTTAGATCGGCCGGGATGTTTTCCGAAACCTGCTTTCGACCAGAGGATTTGCCAATGCCTTCGCTGCGCCTGATCTTACCCGCCCTGCTTGCGCTCGCCGTGTTCGGCGCAACCGGGCCGGCCTCGGCCGACAGCTTCACTGACGCCCAGCGCTCCGACATCGAGACGATCATCAAGAACTATCTCGTCAGCCATCCCGAGGTGCTCGAGGATGCGATGGCCGAGCTCAGCAAGCGCCAGGCAACCGCCGAAGCGCAGAAGCACGAAGCAAGCATCGCGCAGAATGCGGATGCGATCTTCAACTCGCCGCGCCAGGTCGTGCTCGGCAACAAGGACGGCGACGTCACCTTCGTCGAGTTCTTCGACTACAATTGCGGCTACTGCAAGCGCGCGATGACCGACATGCTCGACCTCATGAAGGCCGATCCCAAGCTGAAGGTCGTGCTCAAGGAATTTCCGGTGCTGAGCCAGGGCTCGGTCGAGGCGGCGCAGGTTGCGGTTGCCGTCCGCATGCAGGATCCCACCGGCAAGAAATATCTCGACTTCCACCAGAAGCTGCTCGGCGGCCGCGGCCAG
This region of Bradyrhizobium sp. CCGUVB1N3 genomic DNA includes:
- a CDS encoding M48 family metalloprotease → MLLQLALRKKASALTAIVTATAMVLAPLPAIKAQERPRGPPVLRDTETEQLLREYTRPILRAAGLEKQNIQMVIINDASFNAFVADGRRIFVNYGAIMQSETPNQLIGVLAHETGHLAGGHLAKLRLELASAQTQMIIAMLLGAGAMVAGARSGNANNGLANAGAAAVAGPQEMIRRSLLSYQRQQEENADRAGVKFLTATQQSPKGMYETFKRFTSESLFAARGADPYLQSHPMPAERVEALAEFARSSPYWDKKDDPALQARHDMVRAKVSAFMERPETVYRRYPLTNDSLPARYARAISTYLHGDLRSALAQIDALIQLQPNNPYFYEVRGQALLESGKPAEAIPALRKAVQLSGNAPLIEMLLGQALVGTDNKSYTDEAIRILRAAVAREPEAPLGYTQLAMAFGRKGDYAEADLASAQAAYLRGDNKTARELATRAKTRFAIGTPGWVKADDIVASKPPRNN
- a CDS encoding DsbA family protein, producing the protein MPSLRLILPALLALAVFGATGPASADSFTDAQRSDIETIIKNYLVSHPEVLEDAMAELSKRQATAEAQKHEASIAQNADAIFNSPRQVVLGNKDGDVTFVEFFDYNCGYCKRAMTDMLDLMKADPKLKVVLKEFPVLSQGSVEAAQVAVAVRMQDPTGKKYLDFHQKLLGGRGQADKAHALAAAKEAGLDVAKIEKDMANPEVRATIEENFKLAEAMGMNGTPSYVIGKQIVVGAIGLDGLKEKIGVARCGKATC